In Ostrea edulis chromosome 4, xbOstEdul1.1, whole genome shotgun sequence, a single window of DNA contains:
- the LOC125671468 gene encoding iron-sulfur cluster assembly 1 homolog, mitochondrial-like, with amino-acid sequence MASRVVGTVRAVAKKRLIPTKAPLVMTQAAVMQVKKLLTENPDMIGLKIGVKTRGCNGLTYTMEYAKQKGKFDEEVSQDGVRILIDAKAQLTLLGTEMDYQTDKLSAEFIFNNPNIKGTCGCGESFSV; translated from the exons ATGGCGTCGCGAGTCGTTGGAACGGTGCGAGCAGTTGCCAAAAAACGACTAATCCCAACCAAGGCTCCTCTAGTAATG ACCCAAGCTGCAGTAATGCAAGTGAAGAAATTACTCACAGAAAACCCTGACATG ATTGGTTTAAAGATCGGTGTGAAAACAAGGGGATGTAATGGCTTAACATACACAATGGAGTATGCAAAACAAAAAGGAAAGTTTGATGAAGAAGTTTCACAAGATG gTGTAAGAATTCTCATCGATGCAAAAGCTCAATTAACATTACTTGGAACAGAAATGGACTACCAAACAGACAAATTGTCTGCTGAGTTTATATTTAATAATCCAAACATCAAAGGGACATGTGGCTGTGGAGAAAGTTTCAGTGTATGA